In the Octopus sinensis unplaced genomic scaffold, ASM634580v1 Contig10934, whole genome shotgun sequence genome, one interval contains:
- the LOC115228681 gene encoding uncharacterized protein LOC115228681, producing MATQCGKMLNSDYLRRHNEVVKCIHLNLCRMYGLKKARRLKGHSVQSTLSTGKVEIRVDTTILTETKVEYNKPDIFVHDKVRNEINLIEVGITLQDRLKQVEVEKCHKYDLLARTRTYIQSVVLKRTLESMIIEHKHGMKVSGEEYASASNRYMEMACKDEDDPMNAKGDAMV from the exons ATGGCTACTCAGTGTGGTAAAATGCTCAACAGTGATTATCTCCGGAGACACAACGAAGTTGTGAAGTGTATTCACCTTAACTTGTGCCGAATGTATGGACTCAAAAAAGCAAGACGATTGAAGGGACATTCTGTTCAGTCAACACTGTCGACGGGAAAAGTTGAAATCAGGGTTGATACAACAATCCTCACCGAAACAAAAGTAGAATATAACAAGCCAGATATCTTTGTCCACGACAAAGTCAGAAACGAAATAAATCTAATTGAAGTGGGTATTACTTTACAGGATCGCCTCAAGCAAGTGGAGGTTGAAAAGTGTCACAAGTATGACCTATTGGCAA gaacgaggacatacatccaaTCCGTTGTACTGAAAAGAACGCTCGAGAGTATGATAATAGAACACAAGCACGGAATGAAGGTATCCGGTGAAGAATACGCTTCTGCTTCCAACCGGTATATGGAGATGGCATGCAAAGATGAAGACGACCCAATGAATGCTAAAGGAGATGCAATGGTTTAA
- the LOC115228682 gene encoding uncharacterized protein LOC115228682 — protein MLSKTKLNSVNLFRAINEYALSLYNYYIGLINIEPSEFDDIDRQIRQLLTSLRLHLKPANKERLYLNRKALGRGLSSVTFKSELMLFQFLTSLENMSTICLRRAGILRVIKMNKWHLAMIAGFLSSKYAIIDKKSITMESLKSSQIQYLQKKISSKALTTFCAFQMHG, from the coding sequence ATGCTATCGAAAACAAAACTCAACTCTGTGAATCTGTTTCGTgctataaatgaatatgcattgtcattatataattattatattgggctAATCAATATTGAACCTTCTGAATTTGATGATATTGACAGACAAATACGGCAATTGCTTACGTCGCTTAGATTACATCTCAAACCTGCAAATAAAGAGAGACTGTATTTAAACCGGAAGGCTCTTGGAAGAGGGCTTTCATCAGTTACTTTCAAAAGTGAACTAATGCTCTTCCAGTTCCTTACGAGTCTAGAAAATATGTCAACTATATGCTTACGGAGGGCGGGGATTCTGCGTGTAATTAAAATGAACAAATGGCATTTGGCTATGATCGCAGGATTTCTATCCTCCAAATATGCAATTATTGATAAGAAAAGTATTACTATGGAGTCTCTAAAGTCCAGTCAGatacaatatttacaaaagaaaattagttcTAAAGCACTAACTACATTCTGTGCTTTTCAAATGCATGGATGA